The following coding sequences lie in one Benincasa hispida cultivar B227 chromosome 6, ASM972705v1, whole genome shotgun sequence genomic window:
- the LOC120080610 gene encoding leucine-rich repeat receptor-like protein kinase TDR, with amino-acid sequence MQFIETRTCFFSGFLFSPVSMGVLRCLCLNLLVFLLLCVAASSTDRYSEALLSLKSEFVDDFGSLSDWIVGSEENPFGKVHGCSWSGIKCDKNSTIVIGIDLSMKRLGGAISGEQFHVFKELVDLNLSHNYLSGKLPVGIFNLTNLRSLDISRNNFSGHFPLGISGLQNLVVLDAFSNSFSGSLPVDLSELENLKFLNFAGSYFRGPIPSEYGSFKKLEFIHLAGNFLSGDLPPELGKLKTVTHMEIGYNSFQGNLPWELGNMSNLQYLDIASGNLSGSIPKEFSNLTKLESLFLFRNQLSGFLPEELSKITSLVNLDLSDNHISGPIPESFSELKNLRLLSVMYNEITGSVPKGIGELPSLETLLIWSNQFSGSLPNNLGSNKKLKWVDVSTNNFVGVIPPDICKGGLLHKLILFSNKFSGGLSPSLSNCSSLVRLRLEDNMFSGDISLKFNDLPDISYIDLSRNNFSGGVPLDISKASNLQYLNISHNPQLGGLFPAEAWTLPLLQNFSASDCGIRGNLPKFQVCKSISTIELNNNKLSGKVPESIANCQALVRMDLSHNNLSGHIPEELAHLPSISILDLSYNSFNGSIPNKFGDSSSLLLLNVSSNDISGSIPEKDVFRSMGSSAFGGNPKLCGAPLRPCSGSLAMLGGKGMGKLILILILCACLAIITMISIVWIFFIRRGSKGKWKMVSFTGLPPFTANDILRSFDSTESKEAILPLSASIFKAVLPTGIMVSIKKIDWEAKRMKTISEFITQLGSLRHRNLVRLLGFCHNKQMVYLLYDYLPNGNLAEKISMKREWPTKLKLIISIARGIHFLHHDCYPPIPHGDLKPNNIIFDENMEPRLAEFGLRFLQQLNEDPLPLPSTVNKEDKFNNATEEELWMDVHSFGEIILEIISNGRLTTAGSSTQNKARDLLLREIYKENGISSPNSSQEEIRQVLDLALLCTRSRPSNRPSMEDILKLLSDIKPEVKS; translated from the exons ATGCAATTTATAGAAACAAGAACTTGTTTCTTTTCTGGGTTTCTCTTTTCCCCAGTTTCAATGGGGGTTTTAAGATGCTTGTGCCTCAATCTTCTTGTGTTTTTGTTGCTTTGTGTAGCGGCTTCTTCCACTGATCGTTACTCTGAAGCACTTTTAAGCTTGAAATCTGaatttgttgatgattttgGAAGTTTGAGCGATTGGATTGTGGGTTCTGAAGAAAACCCATTTGGGAAAGTCCATGGATGTTCTTGGTCAGGAATCAAATGCGACAAGAATTCCACCATTGTTATTGGAATCGACCTGTCGATGAAGAGGCTTGGTGGGGCGATTTCTGGTGAGCAGTTTCATGTTTTTAAAGAACTTGTTGATCTTAACTTGAGTCATAACTATTTATCTGGGAAGCTTCCTGTTGGAATCTTCAATCTCACTAATCTAAGAAGTTTGGATATCAGTAGGAACAATTTTTCTGGTCATTTTCCTCTTGGGATTTCTggtcttcaaaatttggttGTTCTTGATGCTTTTAGCAATAGTTTTTCTGGGTCATTGCCTGTTGATCTTTCTGAGCTTGAAAATCTGAAGTTTCTTAACTTTGCTGGGAGCTACTTCAGAGGGCCAATCCCTTCAGAATATGGTTCTTtcaaaaaacttgagttcattCATCTTGCAGGGAATTTTCTTAGTGGAGATTTACCTCCTGAATTGGGCAAGCTCAAAACTGTAACTCATATGGAGATTGGCTACAATAGTTTCCAGGGAAATCTCCCATGGGAATTAGGCAATATGAGTAACCTTCAATATCTTGATATTGCAAGTGGAAATCTCTCTGGTTCAATTCCTAAAGAATTTAGTAATCTCACAAAGCTTGAGTCTCTTTTCCTCTTCAGAAACCAACTATCTGGGTTCTTGCCTGAGGAACTAAGCAAAATCacttctcttgttaatttagaTCTTTCTGATAACCATATTTCTGGCCCTATTCCAGAAAGCTTTTCAGAGTTGAAGAATCTTAGATTGCTCAGTGTTATGTACAATGAAATTACTGGTTCTGTTCCAAAAGGCATTGGAGAGCTTCCTTCATTGGAGACTCTTCTTATATGGAGCAATCAGTTTTCTGGGTCACTCCCAAACAACTTGGGCAGCAACAAAAAACTTAAATGGGTTGATGTTTCTACAAATAATTTTGTGGGTGTCATCCCACCAGATATCTGCAAAGGAGGTTTACTTCACAAGTTGATCCTGTTTTCAAATAAGTTTAGTGGTGGACTTTCCCCATCCCTCTCTAATTGTTCTTCCCTTGTTCGATTGCGGCTAGAGGATAATATGTTTTCAGGTGATATCTCTCTGAAATTTAATGATCTTCCTGATATCTCATACATAGATCTCTCTAGGAACAATTTTAGTGGAGGAGTTCCTTTAGATATAAGCAAAGCGTCCAACCTTCAATACTTGAATATCTCTCATAACCCACAATTGGGAGGTCTTTTTCCTGCAGAAGCATGGACTTTACCCCTTCTTCAAAACTTTTCAGCTTCTGATTGTGGTATAAGAGGAAACCTTCCCAAGTTCCAGGTCTGCAAATCCATTTCTACTATTGAACTCAATAATAACAAACTATCAGGAAAAGTTCCAGAAAGTATTGCAAATTGCCAGGCTCTTGTAAGGATGGATTTGTCTCACAACAATCTCTCAGGTCATATACCTGAAGAACTTGCACATCTTCCTTCTATTAGCATCCTTGATCTATCTTACAACAGTTTCAATGGATCAATACCCAATAAGTTCGGGGATTCATCGAGCTTGCTTCTACTAAATGTGTCTTCCAATGATATATCTGGTTCCATCCCGGAAAAAGACGTGTTTCGATCAATGGGCAGCAGTGCATTTGGTGGAAATCCAAAGCTATGTGGAGCACCTTTGAGACCATGTTCAGGTTCATTGGCAATGCTTGGAGGCAAAGGGATGGGGAAGCTTATACTCATCCTGATACTGTGTGCATGTCTTGCTATAATCACGATGATATCGATTGTGTGGATTTTCTTCATCCGAAGAGGTAGCAAAGGTAAATGGAAGATGGTGTCATTCACTGGACTTCCTCCATTTACAGCTAATGATATTCTCAGGAGTTTCGACTCTACGGAATCTAAGGAAGCAATATTGCCATTGTCTGCTTCGATTTTCAAAGCAGTTCTGCCCACTGGAATAATGGTGTCGATAAAGAAGATAGATTGGGAAGCAAAAAGAATGAAGACGATATCGGAGTTTATTACTCAATTAGGTAGTTTGAGGCATAGGAATTTGGTCAGATTGCTGGGATTCTGCCACAACAAACAGATGGTTTATCTTTTGTATGATTACTTGCCCAATGGAAATCTAGCAGAGAAAATTTCAATGAAAAGGGAATGGCCAACTAAACTCAAACTCATTATAAGTATAGCAAGAGGAATACACTTTCTTCACCATGACTGTTATCCTCCAATTCCCCATGGAGACTTGAAGCCAAATAACATCATTTTCGACGAAAACATGGAACCCCGACTGGCCGAATTTGGACTTCGGTTTCTACAACAACTAAATGAAGATCCACTTCCATTGCCGTCTACAGTGAACAAAGAAG ATAAATTCAATAATGCAACAGAGGAGGAGTTGTGGATGGATGTTCATAGTTTTGGGGAGATCATCCTGGAAATTATAAGCAATGGTAGGTTGACGACCGCTGGATCGAGCACACAGAACAAGGCAAGAGATCTTCTGTTAAGAGAAATATACAAAGAAAATGGGATTAGCTCTCCCAATTCATCACAAGAGGAGATAAGACAAGTACTTGATCTAGCTTTGCTATGCACGAGGAGCAGGCCATCCAACAGACCATCCATGGAAGATATATTAAAGCTGTTATCAGATATAAAACCTGAGGTAAAGTCATAA